A stretch of DNA from Globicephala melas chromosome 19, mGloMel1.2, whole genome shotgun sequence:
GCATGGTCCAGGATGGCTCTTCACCCTCCAGGGGGCGAGGGCACACCCCTTCCCTTTAAGGGGGTGACTGGACGTCACAAGCCCCACCTCCTCGCACCCTGTCAGTCACACGGAGCTTTCAAGAGAAGCTGGGAAGGGTGGACTTTTATCTGGGTGACCCATTACAAAAACCTGAGGGTGCTCCTGTTACAGAAGGAAGCACGGCGATGGTGAACAGCCCACTCGGCCACCTCTCCCCCTTTGCCACTGTCCTCTACTTTATCCCTTGCATTTCCCTCTTTTGGCTGCCTCCTCTTCCATCGCCTCCCCTTGCCCCTGCCCCGCTCCTCCACCACCTCTCACCTGCTGGCCCTTGCCATGTCTTTCTCCCGGGCTGCAGGGTCCTGGACATGCCCACCCAGGAGCTGGGCCTGCCCGCCTACCGCAAGTTTGACATCGAGGCCTGGATGCCGGGCCGAGGCCGCTTTGGCGAGGTGAGCCCCCTGCCCGGCGGGGCGACAGGGTGGGAAAGAGGACCCCACCGCTGCCGACGGCCCATCGTctcagcccaccccacccccatgcccaggTCACCAGTGCTTCCAACTGCACGGACTTCCAGAGCCGCCGCCTCCACGTCATGGTCCAGACGGAGGCCGGGGAGCTGCAGTTCGCCCACACGGTGAGCCACACACCCTCGCCCACCCTCCCCAGTGCCCCGGCGCCCCGGGCCCACCAcctcagcccctccctgggcCGGCCGGCAGCTGGGTCTGAGTGTGCCCCTCTCGCAGGTGAACGCCACAGCCTGTGCTGTCCCCCGCCTCCTCATTGCGCTCCTGGAGAGCAATCAGCAAAAGGTGAGGGGGCAGCGGGAGGATCTCACGCAGGGAGGCGGAGGCTGCAGGGCTGGCAGGGCAGCCGCCTGAGGCCTGCTCTCTCCCCAGGACGGCTCGGTGCTCGTGCCCCCTGTCCTCCAGCCCTACCTCAGCACCGATCGGATCACGACCCCCACCCACGTGCCTCTCCAGTACATCGGCCCCAACCAGCCCCAGAAGCCCAGGCTCCCGGGCCAGCCTGCCTCGAGCTGAGGACTCATCCTCGTTGGCCAGTAGGGTTGTCGCTGTTTCCTGGAGCTTAGGGGGTCGCTGGGCCCCTGGGACCTGTTGTCCTGAGCCATCCCGACATTTGCCTTCCTCATGTCAGCTCCCCGCCTGGGCCCCTGGACTCCAGGGTCCACCACTCCTGTGCCCCTACTTCCTCAGGATCAGTCAGTGACCCTGTTGTCGTTGGAGCTCCCAGCCTGTGCTGGGAAGCAGTGTTTCCTCCAAGGGGACTTGGAGGTTCTAGGGATGGGGGAAggcctccatccctccttccttcttcccgcCCTCAGTGCTTAAGAGAAAGTCCCCCAATAAATAGTGGAACAAAGGCCTTTGTGGGTCTGTGAGTTAGGGGGGTGGCCTGGCCAACCTGCTAGGGATGCTGGGCTATTGCTCAGAGGTGCTGAATCCTCAGGGGGTCTGTGGCTGCAGGAACCAAGCCAGAAGTGTCCAGCATCCCCAGAGCACGTGGAGGGTAGCTTGGGGGCCACTGAGGGAATTGAGAGGATGCCGAGGCCTCTCCCCTGACTCTGGGACAAGTGGCACCTCACGTCCAACCTCCCCCCTCATTCCCCAGCTCCGGGTGGGGTCCAGGAAGCAGCCCAAACTCGGTGAAGCCAGAACTCACTCCTCCCCTAAGTGCCTCTGTCTCAGTACCTGGAACTGCtctcccagctcctcaggccgCAGCCCTGAGAGTCATCCTCGACTGTTCTCTCCTCTCCACATCCACATCCCATCCTTCAGCAAACCCCGGCAGCTCCTCcttcaaaatatttccagaacCCTCCTTTGCCCTCTCGTCCctggcccctccctgggcctgtcCACTGGTATCTCCCATTTGGAGAGTCGCGGCAGTCTGTCGGCCGTCTTCCTGCTCCCTGTCCCCCGCACAAAGCCAGAGGGACCCTGTGGACACCTGCGTTGGGTCACATCCCTCCCTGCTCAGGGCCCTCCTGTGGCTCCATCTCACTCAGGGGAAAGGGCAAGCTGTCACCATGGTCCACGGGGCCCCACGTGACCTGCCCCCCACCTTCCTCTTCAACCAGCCTCTTCCCTGTCGTGCTCTGGCCACCCCCCAACCTGCCTTGCTGTTCTCATTCTCAGACTTATTCCCAGCTCAGGCCTCTGCACTTGCTAGACCACTCCCTGGCTACTCTTCCCTAGATCTTGTGTGATTGCTTGCATTTTGTCACTCAGGCCTTAGcccagatgtcacctcctccgagagggcttccctgaccaGCGTGGCCAAAGTAGAAACCCCAGCACTCAGCATCTATGCCGCTGTGCTGCGCTGCGCCGCAGCCTCCTTCCTTGAGTGTTGTCTTTCCCCATTCTCAGATGTCTGCTCCAAGAGGCCAGGGAAGTTTGCCAGTAGCCCCATTCATTGTTGTAGCACCAGGGTCTAGAAGAGGACTGGGCATGTAatgggtgctcaataaaaataccTGGGATGAAGGAGCTCGGACCTGTGTAGTTCGCAGTGCCAAGCACTGCCCAAGCTAACATGTGCATTAACTGATTTAATCTTCCCCATCAAGCTGTGGAGTAGGTTGTCACCAGCCCTGTTTCACAAGTGAGGAACAGGTCTTAGATTAAGCAGTTGTCCCAGGGCTGCACAGCTGGTAGTGGAGGAGCTGGGACTCAGGTGGGGCCCAGATACAGCTCTGAGGAAGTAGATTTATGAGACCCACTTTCCAGAGGAGAAAATGGGCCAAGGAAAGGAAGGAGTTGCCTGAGGTTGGTCTGTAAGTGGCTGcctctggattcaaacccaggtctcgcCTCCCAGTGGGGCCTTAAGCTCATCAGACCCTGTTTACCTGGGCAGAGaatcccccccccgcccccgcgctGGAGCTCAGGGGCTGGAAGCTGGAGGGGAGGGTGCAGGGAGTGGGCCCCCATGAATAATTGAGGGTCTCAGACGGGTCTCCGCCCCGCAGCTGTTGCCCTCCATCTGGCGGGGAGCGGGTGGTGGTGACGTCACTTCCTCCCGTGGGGGCCACTGGGGGCGCGGGTTATAAGGAGCTGCCTCCCCGGCCGCACGGTGCGAGGACCCTGGTCCGGACGCCCCGCCATGCAGCGCCGCGAGCCCACCGTGCCGCTCTTGCTGCTGCCTCCTCTGCTGGCGCTGCTGCTCGGGGCGGGTGAGCGCCTGAGACCAGGGCGACCCCCCCGGCCAGCCTGGGGAGCGGGGGACTCGGGTGACCGGGGGCGGGGATGGCGCACCCAGCGGGGCCAGACTAGAGCTTTCACGGGCTGAGCTTCCAGGTGGAGACGGCGCACCTggcaggggggctgggggaggggacttgTGGGTACCGGGACGACCTCGGAGCTGGAATCAGCACCCGGGACAGCGCCCGGAGTGCGAGCCCAGCACCCCCGTCCTTCCTCCACAGCCACCGCGGCTCCCCTGGCACCGCGACCCTCCAAGGAGGAGGTGAGGACTGCGGCCCTCTTGCCCTGCCTCATCTCCCTGGGGCCCTGGtcccccctgcccagccccctccaCGATCTTTTGTCTCCCCTCCAACCCTCCCACTGTTCTCATGCCCCCCATCTGCCCTACCCTCAACCTCCCCTCTGACCCTTCACCCCCAGCTGACCCGCTGTCTGGCAGAGGTGGTCACAGAAGTGCTGATGCTGGGCCAGGCCAAGCGAGGCCCCTGCATGGCTCTGCTCCACAAAGGTAAGGAGGGCCCAGGCCCCAGTTCCTCTTAGGAGCTCCCACCCCaccagggctgcctggaggaagGGGTGTCCTCTTCTCATCCTAGAGCCATTGTCTGGGCTGGCCCGGCATTGTCAAGTGTGTCCAGACTGAAGGAGCCTGGCCCCTAGCCCCACCCTCGGGGCTCCCTGCAAGGGTACAGGATGGGGGCAGAGAGTGTCTCCCAGCACCTGACTCTCCCCTCCCAGGTCTGGGCAGTGCCCCTGTGGGACCTCGGGCAGCCCCAGAACTCCTCTAGGGCTGTTTTCTGTTTGGCTGCACAGAGAacattctctctttcctctagAAATGTGTGAGACAGAGTCCTGCGGCTGTGGGTCCACTGAAGAGAAAGGCCTCCTGGTTGGGGATTTTAAAAAGCCAGAGGCTGGGAAGACAAGGTCCAGCCAGGAGGTGAGGGACGAGGAAGAGGAGGCAGCAGAAAGGACCCACAAGGCCGAAGTGCGGGAACAGGCCATCCGCGGGCAGCTCCACGGCCAGCTGCGCCAGGAGGACcacagaaaggaggaggaaaaggagagggggCCCGTGGAGACCATTGAGGGCCCGTGGAAGCGGGTGGCAGAGCAGACCAGCGATGAGGAGACGGCCCAGTTCGAGGCAGAGGAGAAGGGGGTGCAGGTGCTGGGCAGGGGCCACAGCCTGTGGCCGGGGGCCGAGGCGGGTGGAGAGAGGCACGAGGACCGCCACCACCTCCACCA
This window harbors:
- the CCER2 gene encoding coiled-coil domain-containing glutamate-rich protein 2, producing MQRREPTVPLLLLPPLLALLLGAATAAPLAPRPSKEELTRCLAEVVTEVLMLGQAKRGPCMALLHKEMCETESCGCGSTEEKGLLVGDFKKPEAGKTRSSQEVRDEEEEAAERTHKAEVREQAIRGQLHGQLRQEDHRKEEEKERGPVETIEGPWKRVAEQTSDEETAQFEAEEKGVQVLGRGHSLWPGAEAGGERHEDRHHLHQAEAEPKQEKRKASDREEHDVERLEHTRDELKKATEMLGEELRRAG